The genomic DNA accgccgacgacaaggactcggtcgacgtggccgtcaaCTGCATCGCCGAGTCCTTCAAGGtcgaccccgccgcccccgacacgcaggccgccggcagccAGTCCCTCCTCCAAATCTACACCGTCTacgacaagctcaaggcctcggccgggcccccgccccccgccggcggcgccggcgctgatgcttccacctcctcgtccgctgGCGTGACGGCCCCGACCGACGAGCAAAAGAaagaggccgaggccctcaagTCCAAGggcaacgccgccatggcgcaaAAGGACTACCCCTCCGCCATCGACCTCTACACCCAGgccctccgcctccacccCGCCAACGCAATCTTCCTCTCcaaccgcgccgccgcccactccgccgccaaggaccaCGCTTCCGcccgcatcgacgccgaggccgccgtcgccgtcgaccccACCTACACAAAGGCCTGGTCCCGCCTCGGTCTCGCCcgcttcgccctcggcgacgcaaAGGGCGCCATGGAGGCCTACGCCCGCGGCATCGAGcacgagggcagcggcggctccgacgcCATGAAGAAGGGCTACGAGACGGCCaagcgccgcgtcgacgagatgcaggccgaggaggccgacctcgcccgcgccgcctccgcctcccccgacgccgcccccggcggcaTGCCCGACCTCGGCAGTCTCGCCTCCatgttcggcggcggcggcgctggtggtgctggcggtgctggcggcaTGCCCGACCTGGCCTCCATCATGAACAACCCCATGTTCGCCAGCATGGCCCAGAACCTCATGAGCAACCCCGATATGATGGCCAACCTCATGAGCAacccgcgcctgcgcgaaATGGCCAACCAgtttggcagcggcggtggcatgCCTGATCTCAACAGTCTCATGTCCGACCCCAACGTCGCTGAAATGTAAGccctccgccaccaccacccttgTCCTACTTCTACAGACGTACCTAATGCGAATCAGGGCGCGCAACATGATGGGAGGCggtgccggccgcggcgccggtggcaacggcggcagcggtggcaacaacagcacccCGTGAGAGTCCTTACTGGATGGCGAGTATTCATGTGACGGTGGCGCGTCCTAGGAAAGAAAAGAGAGGGCCCGACATGCAGACACCTGGCGTATATCTTCCCGTACAGATAGATACCTTAACAAAGAGCGACTGAACTGTTGCAGGAATAGTCTTGTCGCTAAAATACCCCCGATGTCCCAAAGCGCCTTTCAAGGCCTCGTGGCCCGAGCTGTCATGACCATGGTTCATCAAGTGAGTGTAGAGATACATGTCTTCATGAGGCATAGTCCTCAAACATTGCCACGACAAGTCTGCTTGGCGAATAACACTCAAACATCTCATCCCGGCCAATACATACTGTACAATGTAAGCTGAGAATGGAGCCCACGTGTGGACCCGCCACCCGCGTAAAGATATCACCATCACCCTCCCCTACACATGCTGGTTCTCCGTCGCCTCAGTGCGGGTGCCACCTCGAGCACGACGACCCCGAGTCCAGgaacctcggcctcgtctcccaGGCCGATACGTTCTTCCCGAAGCtgtcgcggtggtggccaCGACgagtcttcgtcgtcgctcggTCTCCTCCCCGCCAGGGGTCTCTGACATTACAGTGTCTGTAGTGTCTGTTTCTTTCATTGTTCTAGATGGCTCGTCGAAGTGCGAGTTGGATTGTGGGGCAGCGATCTGTCGCAACACAGTCGAACCACGGCTGGTCGGCCTTGGTATATGAGATTGCTGCACCTGGGGTTGCACCGATGGAGCGGACACGCGACGCTTTAAGGAAGTCATTAGCCTAGCCGTATGCCCTTGGAAACGTGGTCATACCGATGTGTCTTGGAAGTCTTCTAGCCTAACGGACCTAGCGGGTACGGCAGGCATTGGATAAGTCTCTGATGCAGCAGCCTGAGAGGGTTCACTTTTGGATTGAATACGTCTTGAATACCGCGGATGTTTCAAGGTAGTGTCAAGAGCACACTCTGACTCGCGCTTCCCGTGCATTCCTGAGGCTTTCTAGGCTTCGGGAGATGCGCCTGCTCACGTCAGTGCTGACCGACATATGGCTGACGGGTAACATCTCACCGTCATTGGCGGCTTTGTTCTTATCGGAACATCCTGCCGTCTGCGTTGCCGGACTAGTGGCACTCGTGGATACACGAGGTGTTTTCCCAGATGATACAAACGGCTCGTCTAATTCCTGTGTAGGTTCGGCTACGTTGGCCGCGGCATTGCAAGGGGTATTCGGGATGTTTGCAGGCTCGCAGCTTTCAATTTCGTCTGACCACTGGCCATGGACAGAGCTCTCGGGGACAATTGAATCGTCAGAGGTGGTGCTGTGGTTATTGCTCGAAGCGCAGTCATGCGCATCTCCCTTTCTTGGTGAAGTCAAGGCCCGGGGAGTGAATTCCGGGGCGACGGGGTTGAGCTTAGAGCCCTTTTGCGTTGTCAGCTCGTTCAAGTAGGAATTGGTACTACGACTCACTTCTTTTGCCTGGCTTGTAGACTCGGCATTCTCAGCCGTATGCTCAATTTCCGTGCAGAACATCTCACTGTCGCTATCAGTGGTTCCACATCGGTCAGGATCAGCTGCAGTTTGCTCAGATGACACATCATCAGTGAGTTCCTGTCGGTCGTCGACAATCTCAACGACATCCTGAGTCTTGTCGCGAGGCCGGAGAAACACTTGCTTTGACCACAAGTCCGCATATCGCCCCTTTTTGGCGATAAGCTTGTGGTGGCTGCCTTTCTCGATGAGCTCCCCATGTTCGATGACCACGATCCGATCTGCATTCATAATTGTTGACAGCCGGTGCCTGCAATCGTTAGAGATGGCCTTCACGAAAGCCAAAGGCTTGACATACGCCACAATAAAAGTTGTGCGCCCTTGACAAAGGCTCTTGAACGACTCCTGTATTTGCTGTTCGGTATCGGTGTCCACTGCACTGGTAGCTTCGTCCAGGAGCACAATATCTGGCTTCTTCAGAATAGCTCTTGCGATCGCAACGCGCTGTAGCTCGCCGCCGGATAGCTTCCTGTCGTCGTGTTAGCAACCGTGAGAAAGGTTCAACGGCCGGATCACAGCTTACACACCGCGCTCGCCAACGCGAGTCTCGTACCCTAGGCAGATGGTCAGAAACACACGGGTCGGCGTCGCAACTCATCCTACTGACCGTTGGTGAAGCCTATGATCTTATCATGTATACAGGCAGCCTGACAGGCTTCAAACacttcctcgtcgctggcagTTATTCGTCCGTATCGGACGTTGTTCATGATGGTGTCGTCAAAGAGAATCGGGTTCTGGGGCACGATGCCGATTCTGTCGCGGAGACTATAAACTGTTAGCGGGATTCATGCCAGGTTTCCATGCCGAAGTACCTGAATAGATCCACATCGCGCACGTCTTGGCCGTCGATGCGAATGGAACCCTCCGAGACATCGTAGAATCTGTCAAGTAGCTTCAATAACGTAGACTTGCCAGCGCCGGTCGCCCCAACAAAAGCTACCGTCTCCCCTGCTGGGACACTTAAGCTAATGCCTTTGATAGTCCCTTTACGGCCGTCGTAGCTGAAGCAAACATTCTCGAACTCAACATTGCCGGAGACAAACTTGAGGGGCCGCGCCCCTTTCTTGTTCTCCACCGTCGGCTTCGTTTTCATAACATCCAACAGCCGCTCCGCATCGATAAAGTCGTCGCTCATGCTCTTCCCAAGCTTGGCAAAGAATTGAAGTGGGGAAGTAAGCTGCGACCAGTACATCAAAAGCATCGCAAATTGGCCAGAGGTCGCGCGCCCGCTCTGAATCCTTGACACAGCCAGGAAGGCGCTCACTAGTAGACCAGATGTGAGCACCATGGTTTGAAAGGCAATCGAGATGTACCAGCTCATGACGTAGCGTTGCTCACTGAGCCAGCGATTTGTGACAGCGTTCGCGTGTCGGTTGTCTTCATAGCCAATCTGATTGAACGCGCTGACAGTCTGCCATCCAAGAAGACCAGATTGTCGAACATAATGCTCCTGGTACAATGCGTTGACCCTCTTGCGGCTTGCGGCCTTGGACTCGGCAACCAAGCGGCCGGCCATGACGAAGAAAATAGTGCCAGTCGCAACGGTGATGAGGCCTTCGTACGGGCCAAATGTGACTGAAAGATAGACGACAGCCACACCCATGTCAATGAGCATAGGCAGGGCCTGGAGCAGGACGCTCTCCACAACGTTAGACACAGCTGCTCCGCCATATatggccatcatcatctcggATGAGCTTTTTGAGTCATGAAAGTCGGCGGATAAATGCATCATGTGTGAATATGCCGCGCGAGTGATGTTGTCGTGGGCGTAGTACTTGACTGGG from Purpureocillium takamizusanense chromosome 4, complete sequence includes the following:
- the sgt2 gene encoding Small glutamine-rich tetratricopeptide repeat-containing protein 2 (COG:S~EggNog:ENOG503NWJA), producing MASSSSPQLSLNQRLALSICDFLTTSASDGTLTADDKDSVDVAVNCIAESFKVDPAAPDTQAAGSQSLLQIYTVYDKLKASAGPPPPAGGAGADASTSSSAGVTAPTDEQKKEAEALKSKGNAAMAQKDYPSAIDLYTQALRLHPANAIFLSNRAAAHSAAKDHASARIDAEAAVAVDPTYTKAWSRLGLARFALGDAKGAMEAYARGIEHEGSGGSDAMKKGYETAKRRVDEMQAEEADLARAASASPDAAPGGMPDLGSLASMFGGGGAGGAGGAGGMPDLASIMNNPMFASMAQNLMSNPDMMANLMSNPRLREMANQFGSGGGMPDLNSLMSDPNVAEMARNMMGGGAGRGAGGNGGSGGNNSTP
- the sgt2 gene encoding Small glutamine-rich tetratricopeptide repeat-containing protein 2, variant 2 (COG:S~EggNog:ENOG503NWJA) produces the protein MASSSSPQLSLNQRLALSICDFLTTSASDGTLTADDKDSVDVAVNCIAESFKVDPAAPDTQAAGSQSLLQIYTVYDKLKASAGPPPPAGGAGADASTSSSAGVTAPTDEQKKEAEALKSKGNAAMAQKDYPSAIDLYTQALRLHPANAIFLSNRAAAHSAAKDHASARIDAEAAVAVDPTYTKAWSRLGLARFALGDAKGAMEAYARGIEHEGSGGSDAMKKGYETAKRRVDEMQAEEADLARAASASPDAAPGGMPDLGSLASMFGGGGAGGAGGAGGMPDLASIMNNPMFASMAQNLMSNPDMMANLMSNPRLREMANQFGSGGGMPDLNSLMSDPNVAEM
- a CDS encoding uncharacterized protein (TransMembrane:10 (o14-35i56-79o91-112i124-142o162-181i253-269o275-296i379-399o419-440i500-524o)~COG:Q~EggNog:ENOG503P0GZ) gives rise to the protein MDLAPNRPSAPLPVLYYIYPAVVFLYFLGSSLASACTLQRLKEGKDGKPERPCRRVVLSLLGIFVFTYVAQLAVLITTSVRGQQWPPDDCLVVGCLSCLLIFGIQLTCLCDLNGALGYQFQGSWLLALAFESVIGGFVLARVCRSDDPTTSSYEVAELSLNAVRIASLLALVIWPLVASLARPSSHGSDEEHQSLLPKTAATDQSSGTTNAGNYGATANSDESSENTAEFRWERREREAREAMEKRLKEGGNWFEYAKGFMIFFPYVWPVNSSPLQLRAAAVVLCLFASNALHLLIPRQTGIIMDSLSGANQSNPWIAVVFFAILRLAASESGIELLRQWLWIPVKYYAHDNITRAAYSHMMHLSADFHDSKSSSEMMMAIYGGAAVSNVVESVLLQALPMLIDMGVAVVYLSVTFGPYEGLITVATGTIFFVMAGRLVAESKAASRKRVNALYQEHYVRQSGLLGWQTVSAFNQIGYEDNRHANAVTNRWLSEQRYVMSWYISIAFQTMVLTSGLLVSAFLAVSRIQSGRATSGQFAMLLMYWSQLTSPLQFFAKLGKSMSDDFIDAERLLDVMKTKPTVENKKGARPLKFVSGNVEFENVCFSYDGRKGTIKGISLSVPAGETVAFVGATGAGKSTLLKLLDRFYDVSEGSIRIDGQDVRDVDLFSLRDRIGIVPQNPILFDDTIMNNVRYGRITASDEEVFEACQAACIHDKIIGFTNGYETRVGERGVKLSGGELQRVAIARAILKKPDIVLLDEATSAVDTDTEQQIQESFKSLCQGRTTFIVAHRLSTIMNADRIVVIEHGELIEKGSHHKLIAKKGRYADLWSKQVFLRPRDKTQDVVEIVDDRQELTDDVSSEQTAADPDRCGTTDSDSEMFCTEIEHTAENAESTSQAKEGSKLNPVAPEFTPRALTSPRKGDAHDCASSNNHSTTSDDSIVPESSVHGQWSDEIESCEPANIPNTPCNAAANVAEPTQELDEPFVSSGKTPRVSTSATSPATQTAGCSDKNKAANDESLRNAREARVRVCS
- a CDS encoding uncharacterized protein (TransMembrane:10 (o14-35i56-79o91-112i124-142o162-181i253-269o275-296i379-399o419-440i500-524o)~COG:Q~EggNog:ENOG503P0GZ), translating into MDLAPNRPSAPLPVLYYIYPAVVFLYFLGSSLASACTLQRLKEGKDGKPERPCRRVVLSLLGIFVFTYVAQLAVLITTSVRGQQWPPDDCLVVGCLSCLLIFGIQLTCLCDLNGALGYQFQGSWLLALAFESVIGGFVLARVCRSDDPTTSSYEVAELSLNAVRIASLLALVIWPLVASLARPSSHGSDEEHQSLLPKTAATDQSSGTTNAGNYGATANSDESSENTAEFRWERREREAREAMEKRLKEGGNWFEYAKGFMIFFPYVWPVNSSPLQLRAAAVVLCLFASNALHLLIPRQTGIIMDSLSGANQSNPWIAVVFFAILRLAASESGIELLRQWLWIPVKYYAHDNITRAAYSHMMHLSADFHDSKSSSEMMMAIYGGAAVSNVVESVLLQALPMLIDMGVAVVYLSVTFGPYEGLITVATGTIFFVMAGRLVAESKAASRKRVNALYQEHYVRQSGLLGWQTVSAFNQIGYEDNRHANAVTNRWLSEQRYVMSWYISIAFQTMVLTSGLLVSAFLAVSRIQSGRATSGQFAMLLMYWSQLTSPLQFFAKLGKSMSDDFIDAERLLDVMKTKPTVENKKGARPLKFVSGNVEFENVCFSYDGRKGTIKGISLSVPAGETVAFVGATGAGKSTLLKLLDRFYDVSEGSIRIDGQDVRDVDLFSLRDRIGIVPQNPILFDDTIMNNVRYGRITASDEEVFEACQAACIHDKIIGFTNGYETRVGERGVKLSGGELQRVAIARAILKKPDIVLLDEATSAVDTDTEQQIQESFKSLCQGRTTFIVAHRLSTIMNADRIVVIEHGELIEKGSHHKLIAKKGRYADLWSKQVFLRPRDKTQDVVEIVDDRQELTDDVSSEQTAADPDRCGTTDSDSEMFCTEIEHTAENAESTSQAKEGSKLNPVAPEFTPRALTSPRKGDAHDCASSNNHSTTSDDSIVPESSVHGQWSDEIESCEPANIPNTPCNAAANVAEPTQELDEPFVSSGKTPRVSTSATSPATQTAGCSDKNKAANDGASPEA